The segment TGGGCGCAAAAGCGCGGCGGCGTGCTGAAGATCCAGCACATGGACACGCCGCCAAGCGCCTCGATGCACGAGGAAGCGACGATCTCCACCAACATGCCGTTCATGGCGATCTACAACAACCTGGTCATGTACGACCAGCAGAAGCCGCGCAACAGCTTCGAGACCATCGTGCCGGATCTGGCGACGAGTTGGTCGTGGAGCGCCGATGGCAAGGCGCTCACCTTCAAGTTGCGCCAAGGGGTCAAGTGGCACGACGGCAAGCCGTTCACGTCCAAGGACGTGGTCTGCACGGTGGATCTGCTCACCGGCAAGGCCACGGACAAGCTGCGCCGCAATCCGCGTGGTGCCTGGTTCGGCAATATCGAGAAGGCGACGGCCAACGGCGACTTCGAGGCGACGATCCACGTCAAGAATCCGCAGCCCTCGCTGCTGGCGTTGCTCGCCTCGGGCTACACACCGATGTATCCCTGCCATGTCCCACTGGCCGACATGCGGCGCAAGGCCGTTGGCACCGGCCCGTTCAAGCTCGTCGAGCTCAGGATGAACGAGGGCATCAAGCTGACCCGCAATCCGGACTACTGGAAGCCGGGCAGGCCGTATCTCGACGGCATCGAGTACACGATCATCCAGGATCGCTCGACGCGCATGCTATCGTTCATCAGCGGCAATTTCGACATGACGTTCCCGACCGACGTCACGGTGCCGCTGCTCAAGGATATCAAGAAGGACGCGCCGCACGCGCAGTGCACGATGCGGCACACTGCGGTCAGCACCAACCTGATCGTCAACCGGGACTCGCCGCCGTTCGACGACCTGCGCATCCGCAAGGCCATGGCGCTGACCCTCGATCGCAAGTCGTTCATCGACATTCTGAGCGAGGGCCAGGCGGCGATGGGCGGCACGATGCTGCCGCCACCGTCGGGCGTCTGGGGCCTGCCGCCGGAGGAGCTCACGACCGTCTTCGGCTACGGCGACGTCGAGAAGAACCGCGAGCAGGCGCGCGCGTTGATGAAGGAGGCCGGCTACAGTCCGGAAAAGCGGCTGAAGATCAAGGTCAGCACCCGCAACATCGCTCCCTTCCGCGATCCGGCGGTGATCCTGATCGACCAGCTGCGGCACATCTTCATCGACGGCGAGCTCGAGATCATCGACACCGCGGTGTACTACAGTCGCATGTTCAAGAAGGAGTACACGGTGGCGCTGAACCTCACCGGCAGCGGCGTCGACGACCCCGATCAGCACTTCTTCGAAAACTACGCCTGCGGCTCGCTGCGCAACTACAACAATTACTGCGATCCGGAGGTGACGAAGCTGTTCGAGGCCCAGTCGCGCGAGACCGACCTGAACAAGCGCCTGAAGATGGTGCGGGAGATCGACCGCAGGCTGCAGGAGGACGTCGCCCGGCCGATCATCTCCCACAACGTCGCCGCCGGCTGCTGGCAGCCCCATGTCAAGGGTGTCGTGATCCAGACCAACAGCATCTACAACGGCTGGCGCTTCGAGGATCTCTGGCTCGACAAATAGGGCCTCAAGCGGGAAGGCTGCCCGTCGGGCGGCCTTCCTGACAAGCGTCGAAATTGTCGAGCACGGGGACCGCAGACGGCGGCGCGACGGCAGCCTATGGTGGCTGCAACAAAAACGTCACACGCCGTCCTTCCTCCCTCATGGCCACCGTGCTCGACCCGCTCGTCATCGCCCTGCTGCTTGCGGCGGCGGTCATGCACGCGAGCTGGAATGCCATCCTGAAATCCGACCGTGCCGACCGACTGGCGACGTTCGGGGTGATCATGGCTATGGGCGCGCTGCAGGGCGCGATCCTGGTACCGTTCCTGCCGATGATCGATCCGGCGGCATGGAAATGGGCAGCCTGCTCCGTGGCGGCCCATCTCCTCTATTACGTCTTCCTGCTCAAGGCCTACGCCTACGGCGATCTCAGTCACGCCTATCCCATCGCCCGCGGATCGGGTCCGCTGCTCGTGGCGGTGTTTTCGGGTCGCCTGCTCGGCGAGGCGCTGCGCTCCCAGGACGTCCTGGGCGTCGTTCTGCTGTCGGCCGGACTGATCGCCCTGGCGTTGCCGGAGCGCGATGGTCGCGCCACCGGAGAAGCATCGCCGGGAGCGCGCCGCCGCCATCGGCTGGCTACTCTCTTCGCGCTGCTCACCGGCGTCACCATCGCGCTCTATATCGTGGCGGACGGCCTGGGCGTGCGTGCCGCCGGCCCCACCCTGGAGCACAAGATCAGCTACATCGCTTGGCTCAACCTGCTCGAGGGACCGTGGCTGCTGCTCTTCGCGATCTGGCGGCGGCCGCGCGCGGTGGTCGGCTACCTGCGCACCAACTGGCATCGCGGCGTGGCGGGCGGACTGGTGGCGCATGGCGGCTACGGCATCGCCATCTGGGCGCTGTCGCAGGGGCCGATGGCGCATGTCGCGGCGCTGCGCGAGACCTCGGTGCTGTTTGGCGCGCTGATGGGCGCACTGCTGCTGGGCGAGAGCTTCGGTCGCCGCCGCGTCGCCGCCGCGGCGGTGATCGTCGCAGGCCTCGTGCTGATGAATGCACCGCGCCTGTTCTGAAGCGCCGATGTGCTAGAGTGCCGGCAACGACAACGAAGCGATTTCCCCTCGCATGGCAGCTTCCAAAGGGCGGACCCGCAAGAGCGGCGGCGGCAAGACGCGCGCGCGCAAGGGCAAGTCGCGCAAGGCGGCGCCGGCGACAATCGGCGCGCGCCTCGATGAGGCGCTTGCCGCCGTCGGCGCCTACGGCCGCGGCCTGTTCGACGCCATGCTGGCGCGGCGGCTGGCGTTCGGCGCGTTGGCGCTGCTGTGCCTGGCGGTCCTGGGCATCGGTGGCGGCTTCTGGCTGACCGGCATTCTCAATGGCCCACGTCCGTCGCCGCCGGCGACGATTGCGGCGAAGCCCGAACCGTCGCGGCCGGCGCCGACGACGAGCAGGCCGTCACCGCCGCCGCGCTACGCCAGCATCGAGCAGGTACCGGGGCTGCCGGTGTACAGCGAGTCGGAAGGCAAGCCGCAGCCGAACTACGAGGAACGCCGCGCACCGCCATCGACGCCGCGCGCGGCGCCGGCGGGCGCAGCATGGCAGCGCAACGCCATCGCCTTCAGCGACGATCGTCGCCGGCCGCTGATCGTCGTGGTGATAGACGACATGGGCCTCGACCGGCCGCGCTCGCGTCGGATCACCGAGCTGCCGCGTCCACTGACCCTGTCCTATCTGCCCTATGCGCGCAACCTCGCCGAGCAGGCAACGGCGGCGCGCGGCCGCGGGCACGAGCTTATGCTGCATCTGCCGATGGAGCCGTTGTCGCGCGGCGTCGATCCAGGACCCAACGCGCTGCTCACCAACCTGTCGCTCGACATGATCCGCCGGCGCACGGTCGCGGCACTGGACTCGTTCTCCGGCTATGTCGCGGTCAACAATCACATGGGCAGCAGGTTCACGACCTGGCGTCCCGGCGTCGAGGTGTCATTGCGCGAGATGAAGACGCGCGGGCTCGCCTTCCTCGATTCGCGCACGCATGCCGACACGGTGGGTGGCCTGGTGGCCGAGGAACTCGGCATGCCCAACGTCGATCGCCACGTGTTCCTGGACGATGTCATGGCCATCGACGCCGTGCGGCGACAGCTTGCCGAGACCGAGGTGCTGGCGCGCCGCCAGGGCTTCGCCGTCGCCATCGGCCATCCGCACGACGTCACCATCCAGGCGCTGGCGGAGTGGCTGCCCGGCCTGTCGGGCAAGGGCTTCGTCCTCGGCCCGATCAGCGCGGCGATCCGCCGACGGGGTTGGCAGTAGCCCGCGGCGCGTTCTAGCGTCGCCCCCTCGACGAACGGAGGAACGAATATGGACGCGACGTGGATGGCGGCGGGCGATCTCGCGGCGGCGGTGCGCGCCCGCAAGGTCTCGGCGGTCGAGCTGCTCGAGCATTTCCGCCGGCGCGTCGATCAGCACAACCCGAAGGTCAATGCCGTCGTCGTCTTCGACTGGGAGCGCGCGAAGGAGCGGGCAGTCGAAGCCGACAAAGCGCTGGCCAAGGGCAAGCCGCTCGGGCCGCTGCATGGCGTGCCCATGACGGTGAAGGAGTGCTTCGACGTCGAGGGCCTGCCGACCACCGCCGGTGCCGTTGCCCTGAAGGCCAACGCCGCGCTGCGCCATGCCGATGCGGTGAACAAGCTGGTCGATGCCGGCGCGGTGATCTTCGGCAAGACCAACACGCCGCTCTACGCCGGTGACTTACAGACCTACAACGAGGTCTACGGCACGACCAACAATCCCTGGGACCTGACGCGCGGCCCGGGTGGCTCCTCGGGCGGCTCGGCGGCGGCGCTGGCGACGGGCATGACACCGCTCGAGCTGGGCAGCGATATCGGCGGCTCGATCCGCAACCCGGCGCATTTCTGCGGCGTGTACGGCCACAAGCCGAGCTTCGGCGTGGTGCCGTTGCGCGGGCATGTGCCGGGACCGCCGAACTCGCTCTACCTGCCCGACATCGCCGTTGCCGGGCCGCTGGCGCGCAGCGCCGACGACCTCGACCTCGCGCTTTCGGTGCTGGCCGGGCCGGGCGAATGGGACGCCACCGCTTGGCGCATCGACCTGCCGGCGCCGCGGCGTACCGCGCTCGCCGACTACCGGATCGCGATCTGCCCGGACGATGCGTTCTGTGCGGTCGAAACGGAAATCGCCGACGCCATCAGTCGCGCCGCTGACGCGGTCGCCAAGTCCGGCGCCACCGTGCGGCCGTCCAGGCCGGCGCTCGATTTCGGCGACAGCTTCCGCCGCTTCTACCGCATGCTCGCCGCCGCCCTGGCGCCGGGCTACGACGAGGGCCTGCTGGAACAGCTGGCGATCGGTGCCAAGGCGGTGACCGACCCGCGGGCGATGAGCACGCTGTTCATGCGCGGCTCGACCATGCGCCACGTCGACTACGTGCGCGAAGCGGCGGCCCGCCAGGAAGAGCGCGCGCGCTGGGCGGACTTCTTCACCGGCTACGACGTCTTCCTGTGCCCGATCGTCATGACAGCGGCCTTTGCGCACGACCATTCGCCGGACCTGCAGGCGAGGCGTCTGACGGTCAACGGTGTGCAACGCGGTTACCTGGAAGCGATCGGATGGGCCGGGCTGATCGGCAATGTACGACTGCCTGCGACCGTGGTGCCGGTGGGACGCAGCAGGGCCGGCCTGCCGATCGGCATGCAGGTGGTCGGGCCCTATCTGGAGGACCGTACCTGCATCGATCTGGCACGGCGATTGACGGATGTCATCGGTGGCTTCACGCGGCCATCGGGCTACGCCTGAACGTTGACGAAAAAGCCCACTGAGCGCAGCGAAGCCGATTTCCGTCCCTGCGATCGATTGGCTATCCTCGACTCCGACAAGAACGAGCGTCGAGGAAGTGCCCATGTCGTTTACGCCCGTCGATTGGCGCGGAAGCATCGTCAACCCCTTCGCCGGGCGCGACGTCACCTGGCTGCTCGACTTCCGCGCCGAGACACGCGGCGATCATCCGTACCTGGTGTGGGAGCCGTTCGAGGGCCCGCGCCAGGTCTGGACGTACCGGCAGTTCCGCGATCGCGTGCAGCGCGTCGCCTCCGGCCTGCACAGGCGCGGAGTGAAGGCCGGCGATTTCGTGCTGGCTCATCTCGACAATTCGCCCGAGCTGGAGTTCGTCTGGTTCGCGTGTGCCCGGCTGGGCGCAGTGGTCGTGACCACCAACACGCGCTCGGCCGGCGAGGAGCTGGCGTACTTCGCCGATCACTGCGGCGCTGTCGGCGCCATCACCCAGCCGGAGCTGGCGGAAACGGTCGCAGCGAACGCCCGCAACATCAAATGGCTGGTCGTCACCGAGCATATGGTCGAGGGCGGCGAGCCGCCGGCCGGGCTGCGGCCGCAGAAGGCCAACGCCTTCTCCTCGCTCGACGGCGATCCCGCCGACCTGCCGAAGCTCGAGGCCGATCCCTGGCGGCCGGGCTCGGTGCAATACACGTCAGGCACCACGTCGCGGCCCAAGGGCGTCCTGTGGACGCAGGGCAACGCGCTGTGGGGCGCGCGGACATCGGCGATCCACCAGAACCTCAACGAGGCCGACGTGCATCACGTCGTGATGCCGTCGTTCCATACCAATGCGCGCGCCTACTCGATCCTGCCGGCGATGTGGGCCGGCGGCACCGTCGTGCTGCAGCCGAAATTCTCGGCGCGGCGCTTCTGGGACGTGGCGCTGCGCAACCGCTGCACCTGGCATTCGACCCTGCCGTTCTTCCTCAAGGCGCTGATGCAGCACGACATCCCGCCGCATCACTTCCGCATGATGGGCAACGCCATCAACGAGCCGCCGTTCGACGAGGTGTTCAAGGTACGCACCATCGGCTGGTGGGGCATGACCGAGACGGTGAGCCAGGGCATCATCGGCGACGCACTGCTGCGCAATCGACCGATGACCACGGGCCGGCCGGCCGCGGGCTACGGCATCCGCATCCTCGACGAGGATCTGGCGACGCCGATCGCGCCCGGCGGCATCGGCCACCTGCAATGCCAGGGCACGCGCGGCATCCAGATCTTCGCCGAGTATCTCGACAACGCACAGGCCACGGCCGACAGCTTCACCGAGGACGGCTGGTTCATGACCGGCGATCGCGTGAAGCTGGAGGAGGACGGCTACATCACCTTCAGCGACCGCGACAAGGACATGCTCAAGGTCGGCGGCGAGAACGTCGCCGCCTCGGAGATCGAACGCGTCATCGCCCTGGTGCCCGGCGTGCAGGAATGCGCCGTGGTGGCGCAGAAGCACCGCATGCTCGACGAGGTGCCTGTCGCGTTCGTCATTCCGGCGCCGGGAATCGCCATCGAGGGCAACAACGAGCTGCCCGACCGCATCCTGGGCGAATGCGCCGCCAAGCTCGCCGACTTCAAGCGGCCGCGCGCGGTGTTCCTGGTCGAGGACATGCCGCGCTCGACGCTGGAGAAGGTGCACAAGGTGGCGCTGCGCGCTCGCCTGTCGGTCGCCGGCTGATCATGTCTTATCGGCCGGCCGCAGCCCGGCCGCTTCGTTGGCGTAGCGGGCATAGCGGAAGTCGCGGATCTCCAGCAGGCGGCCATCCGCGAAACGCAGCACCGAGAAGTGCACTGGCGTCGCCGTGGGGTCGTTCGGATCGATGATGATTGCCGCCGGCCGGCCTTCGACCTCGCCGGCGACCATGCGCCAGTCGTCGCCGCGCGACGCGTTGGCGAAATAGCGACCGACTTCCTCGCGGCCCTTCATCCGGGTGCGGTTGAAGACCTCGACCCGGACCTCGTCGGCGAGCATGGCGCGGATGGTGTCAAAGTCACGGGCGTTGAAGCGATCGACATAGGCCGCCAGCAGCGAGCGATCGGATTCGGCCAGGGCCGGCAGAGGCTCATCGTCCGGCTCGGCCGCCAGTTCGCGAAGACGCGCTCGACCGCGATGCAGCGCCGCTTTCACGGCGGGGACCGTAGCGTCGACCACGGCCCCGATCTCGTCGAGGGAATGGCCCAGCACGTCCATCAGGATGACACAGCTGCGTTGTGCCACCGGCAGCCGCATGAAGGTGCGCAAGGCCGCGGCCGATGCCTGGCGGGCGGCGATTTCGTCGGCCGGATCGACGACCATCTCAAGGTCCTCATCGGCGCGCAGCGCGTCTTGCCGCGCGCGGCGGCGCAGGTGGTCGAGCGCCGCGTTGTGGGCGACGCGGAACAGCCAGCCCTCGGGATTGGCGATCGGACCGGCCCGCGGGAAGGCCTCGATGGCCTTGAGCATCGCCTCCTGCAGCACGTCCTCGCCCTCGATCACCGAGCCGGTCATGCGGGCGCAATAGCGGTGCAGCTTTGGCCGCATTTCGACGAGAAGGCGCTCCAGGCTCTCACTCACGCGGCCACCGCCTCGCGCTTGCGGGCGAGATCGGCCGGCGTCCAGAACTCGCCGCGCTGCCAGGCAGGCATGGCGCGCAGGCGCGCCAGATAGGCGGCGATAGCCGGGAAGGGTGCGAAGTCGAAGCCGCCGAGAGCGGCGGCGTCGAGCACGGGGCCGAAGCCGCAGTCGACCAGGGTGAGATCGTTGCCCATCAGCCAGGGCGATGCGGCAAGGCGCGTCTCCAGCAGCCTGAGCGGCTTCTCCAGATCCGTCTCGCCGCGCGCCGCAGCCGCCTCGTCGCTCGGGCCGCCGACCAGGGGCATGAAGAAGCGATGGAACCACACGGCGCTGGCGGGCTCGCGCAGGTAGTGCGCCTCGACGAACAGCCAGCGCAGCGCCTCGGCGCGCGCCTCGTAGCCCTTTGGCCACAGGCCGTAGCGCTCGCCGAGATAGGCGACGATGGCGTTCGACTCCGGCAGCACGAAGCCGCCATCGACCAGCACCGGCGCCTTGCCGACGGGATTCAGCGCCAGGAATGCCGGCGTCCGCTGCTCGCCGCCGGCGAGATCCATCCGGTGCACCTTGTGCGGCAACTCCAGGGCGTTGAGCGCCAGGCGCGCCTTCTGCGGGTGCAGACTGGGGTACCAGTACAGTGTTCTTTCGATCGTCATGGCGGGGCTCCTCGTGGCTGCCTGATTCCAAGACGTGCGGCATCAGGCAAAGGATTCGGCCGAGCGACGATTTTCACACCGGCATGGCCCGCTTCTGATGAGCGCGGCCGACCTTGGCGGTCTCGGGGTCGTGGCCGGCGACGACCCGCACGCCCTCGTCGATGCGACCGGCGATGTTGTCGGGCGCGCAGCCCTCGAGAAAGGCGATGCCGCGGGCGCGACAGGCCTTCAGGACGCGATCGCGCGCGGCTTTCATCTCCGGCGGGAAGGGCTGGCGCGGCACGGTGCGGTAGCCCAGCGACAGGCCGAGGTCGCCCGGCCCGAGCTCGGCAAAGCCCAGGCCCGGCACGTCGAGGATCGCCTCGCAATTGGCGATTCCTTCCGGGCTCTCCAGCTTGACGCCGAGCAGCAACTCGCCCTCGGGATTGAGCGGCCAGGGATCGCAGCGGCTGAGGTAGTCGAGCTCGCTGATACCCCAGATCGGCGCCGCCGTCGGCTCCGAGCCGCGGCCGCGCGTGCCGATGCCGAGCTTGCCGCCCGTCGGCTGCGGTCGCACGGCACCGCCCAGGCGGTCGACCGGCGAGGGCAGGGCGGCGTCGACCCCGGCCAAGTTCGGGGGATAGCGGCAGGACTCGACGAAGGCGCGGGTGGCGTCGGGGGTCTCGGCCTGGCACAGCAGGATGCCGTGCACGCCGCGGCCGAGGATCTGGCGGAACTGCCAGGCGTTGAAACGCACATTGGCCTCGTCGGTGCCGTTGACCGGCGCCTCGACAATCACCGCCGGCGTGCGATGGCCCGAGCGGGTCGGGCCGGCCTCGACCATGCCGCGCATGTACTCGGCCAGCCCGGTCATGTCGAAGGCGCCGTGCTCCATGCCGACATTGATGTAGTCGGCCCAGGTCTCGGCATCGGCGCGGCCCTGCGCGTAGGTCAGCACGTGGCCGGTATGCGGGCCGTCGTAGTAGATCGCCTGATCCTGTCCCAGCAGCTCAACGGCGCGATTGATACGGCTGGCCATGGGCCCTCCCGGCGTTTGTCTCCCGGCGGCGAGCATAGCGTCCTATGATCCGACATGCCGCACGAGATCGTCTCGACCATCCGACCGCTCAAGTCGTCGCCTTGCGCCGGCGTGCGGCACCCGCGCGTGGCGATCTTCGCTCCCGCGCGCTTCGCCGCCGATCGGCCGTTCCTTGTCGTGCTGTTCTTCCACGGCTTCGAGAGCCTGTGCGCCAGGGGCCATCCTCGGCCCTTCGAGGAGTCGCTGCGACGGCACGCGCTGGCGCGCCAGCTCGCGGCTTCGGATCGCAATGCCATCATCGTCGCGCCGCGTCTTGCGCTGTCACCGCGCGAGCACCGGCGCGGTGCGCCTTTTCAGACCCGGCGCAGCATCGATGCGGTACTGCGAGAGTCGGCACAGATCACGCGCCGAATGCTGGGCACGTCGACGCGATTTGCGACGGCGTTCGCGGGCGCCCCGCTGCTGCTGACGGGCTTCAGCGCCGGCCACCATGCGCTCTCGGCGTGCAGCGCCCATCCCGACCTCAT is part of the Alphaproteobacteria bacterium genome and harbors:
- a CDS encoding glutathione S-transferase family protein; translation: MTIERTLYWYPSLHPQKARLALNALELPHKVHRMDLAGGEQRTPAFLALNPVGKAPVLVDGGFVLPESNAIVAYLGERYGLWPKGYEARAEALRWLFVEAHYLREPASAVWFHRFFMPLVGGPSDEAAAARGETDLEKPLRLLETRLAASPWLMGNDLTLVDCGFGPVLDAAALGGFDFAPFPAIAAYLARLRAMPAWQRGEFWTPADLARKREAVAA
- a CDS encoding divergent polysaccharide deacetylase family protein → MAASKGRTRKSGGGKTRARKGKSRKAAPATIGARLDEALAAVGAYGRGLFDAMLARRLAFGALALLCLAVLGIGGGFWLTGILNGPRPSPPATIAAKPEPSRPAPTTSRPSPPPRYASIEQVPGLPVYSESEGKPQPNYEERRAPPSTPRAAPAGAAWQRNAIAFSDDRRRPLIVVVIDDMGLDRPRSRRITELPRPLTLSYLPYARNLAEQATAARGRGHELMLHLPMEPLSRGVDPGPNALLTNLSLDMIRRRTVAALDSFSGYVAVNNHMGSRFTTWRPGVEVSLREMKTRGLAFLDSRTHADTVGGLVAEELGMPNVDRHVFLDDVMAIDAVRRQLAETEVLARRQGFAVAIGHPHDVTIQALAEWLPGLSGKGFVLGPISAAIRRRGWQ
- a CDS encoding peptide ABC transporter substrate-binding protein, translated to MKFSNGCIALLAAAAVTVATADGAWAQKRGGVLKIQHMDTPPSASMHEEATISTNMPFMAIYNNLVMYDQQKPRNSFETIVPDLATSWSWSADGKALTFKLRQGVKWHDGKPFTSKDVVCTVDLLTGKATDKLRRNPRGAWFGNIEKATANGDFEATIHVKNPQPSLLALLASGYTPMYPCHVPLADMRRKAVGTGPFKLVELRMNEGIKLTRNPDYWKPGRPYLDGIEYTIIQDRSTRMLSFISGNFDMTFPTDVTVPLLKDIKKDAPHAQCTMRHTAVSTNLIVNRDSPPFDDLRIRKAMALTLDRKSFIDILSEGQAAMGGTMLPPPSGVWGLPPEELTTVFGYGDVEKNREQARALMKEAGYSPEKRLKIKVSTRNIAPFRDPAVILIDQLRHIFIDGELEIIDTAVYYSRMFKKEYTVALNLTGSGVDDPDQHFFENYACGSLRNYNNYCDPEVTKLFEAQSRETDLNKRLKMVREIDRRLQEDVARPIISHNVAAGCWQPHVKGVVIQTNSIYNGWRFEDLWLDK
- a CDS encoding EamA family transporter, encoding MLDPLVIALLLAAAVMHASWNAILKSDRADRLATFGVIMAMGALQGAILVPFLPMIDPAAWKWAACSVAAHLLYYVFLLKAYAYGDLSHAYPIARGSGPLLVAVFSGRLLGEALRSQDVLGVVLLSAGLIALALPERDGRATGEASPGARRRHRLATLFALLTGVTIALYIVADGLGVRAAGPTLEHKISYIAWLNLLEGPWLLLFAIWRRPRAVVGYLRTNWHRGVAGGLVAHGGYGIAIWALSQGPMAHVAALRETSVLFGALMGALLLGESFGRRRVAAAAVIVAGLVLMNAPRLF
- a CDS encoding sigma-70 family RNA polymerase sigma factor, encoding MRPKLHRYCARMTGSVIEGEDVLQEAMLKAIEAFPRAGPIANPEGWLFRVAHNAALDHLRRRARQDALRADEDLEMVVDPADEIAARQASAAALRTFMRLPVAQRSCVILMDVLGHSLDEIGAVVDATVPAVKAALHRGRARLRELAAEPDDEPLPALAESDRSLLAAYVDRFNARDFDTIRAMLADEVRVEVFNRTRMKGREEVGRYFANASRGDDWRMVAGEVEGRPAAIIIDPNDPTATPVHFSVLRFADGRLLEIRDFRYARYANEAAGLRPADKT
- a CDS encoding amidase, giving the protein MDATWMAAGDLAAAVRARKVSAVELLEHFRRRVDQHNPKVNAVVVFDWERAKERAVEADKALAKGKPLGPLHGVPMTVKECFDVEGLPTTAGAVALKANAALRHADAVNKLVDAGAVIFGKTNTPLYAGDLQTYNEVYGTTNNPWDLTRGPGGSSGGSAAALATGMTPLELGSDIGGSIRNPAHFCGVYGHKPSFGVVPLRGHVPGPPNSLYLPDIAVAGPLARSADDLDLALSVLAGPGEWDATAWRIDLPAPRRTALADYRIAICPDDAFCAVETEIADAISRAADAVAKSGATVRPSRPALDFGDSFRRFYRMLAAALAPGYDEGLLEQLAIGAKAVTDPRAMSTLFMRGSTMRHVDYVREAAARQEERARWADFFTGYDVFLCPIVMTAAFAHDHSPDLQARRLTVNGVQRGYLEAIGWAGLIGNVRLPATVVPVGRSRAGLPIGMQVVGPYLEDRTCIDLARRLTDVIGGFTRPSGYA
- a CDS encoding AMP-binding protein — its product is MSFTPVDWRGSIVNPFAGRDVTWLLDFRAETRGDHPYLVWEPFEGPRQVWTYRQFRDRVQRVASGLHRRGVKAGDFVLAHLDNSPELEFVWFACARLGAVVVTTNTRSAGEELAYFADHCGAVGAITQPELAETVAANARNIKWLVVTEHMVEGGEPPAGLRPQKANAFSSLDGDPADLPKLEADPWRPGSVQYTSGTTSRPKGVLWTQGNALWGARTSAIHQNLNEADVHHVVMPSFHTNARAYSILPAMWAGGTVVLQPKFSARRFWDVALRNRCTWHSTLPFFLKALMQHDIPPHHFRMMGNAINEPPFDEVFKVRTIGWWGMTETVSQGIIGDALLRNRPMTTGRPAAGYGIRILDEDLATPIAPGGIGHLQCQGTRGIQIFAEYLDNAQATADSFTEDGWFMTGDRVKLEEDGYITFSDRDKDMLKVGGENVAASEIERVIALVPGVQECAVVAQKHRMLDEVPVAFVIPAPGIAIEGNNELPDRILGECAAKLADFKRPRAVFLVEDMPRSTLEKVHKVALRARLSVAG